A region from the Vanessa tameamea isolate UH-Manoa-2023 chromosome 3, ilVanTame1 primary haplotype, whole genome shotgun sequence genome encodes:
- the LOC113397498 gene encoding 3-oxoacyl-[acyl-carrier-protein] reductase FabG-like, with the protein MSFKNKIVIVTGASSGIGASAAIMFSKEGAHVVMVGRNETKLSAVAAKCSSPLVIRADVANDDDARRIINETINKFGQIDVLVNNAGMSIKNDGILGNDMMTAYDAIVNVNLRAIVHLTVLAAPYLVKTKGNIVNISSVAGIMAPFSPGMLNYCVSKAGLNHFTVCAAVELSPHGVRVNTISPGPVRTDILETVKSPLTWDSFLPLTLLNRISEPEEVADLILYIASDRAKSITGSNYVTDNGMLIKRT; encoded by the coding sequence ATGAGTTTCAAGAACAAAATTGTGATAGTGACTGGAGCCAGCTCGGGCATTGGAGCCTCAGCGGCGATAATGTTCAGCAAAGAGGGCGCTCACGTTGTGATGGTGGGCCGTAACGAGACCAAACTCTCCGCCGTGGCCGCGAAGTGTTCGTCGCCCCTCGTGATTCGTGCAGATGTCGCCAACGACGACGATGCTCGTCGCATCATCAACGAAACCATTAACAAATTCGGTCAAATCGATGTCTTGGTCAACAATGCTGGtatgtcaataaaaaatgaCGGCATCCTCGGCAACGATATGATGACAGCTTACGACGCTATCGTTAACGTCAACCTTCGAGCGATTGTTCATTTAACGGTCTTGGCTGCCCCATATCTGGTCAAAACTAAGGggaatatagtaaatatatcgaGTGTCGCTGGAATTATGGCTCCTTTTTCTCCCGGTATGTTAAATTATTGCGTCTCAAAAGCAGGTTTGAATCATTTCACCGTTTGTGCTGCGGTCGAGTTGAGCCCTCATGGTGTTAGAGTGAACACGATTAGTCCTGGACCGGTTCGAACTGATATATTGGAGACAGTTAAATCTCCTTTAACTTGGGACAGCTTTCTGCCGCTTACTCTTCTTAACAGAATATCTGAGCCGGAGGAAGTAGCTGATTTAATCTTATACATTGCAAGTGATAGGGCTAAGTCTATCACGGGGTCTAATTACGTGACTGACAACGGTATGCTAATTAAAAGAACTTAA